A region of the Leptolyngbyaceae cyanobacterium genome:
AATTTGATTGAGCATATTGATCGCGGGAGCCGAGATTGCCTCGATCTGCAAGGCTTGCAAGGCTGCGATCGCAGTGGGAATTAAAATTAATACGTAGACGATCGTACCAATTATCCCAGAAAGGCTTTGACCGCTCCTTTCCCGACTCAAACCAAATCTAGTACCTACTCGATCTGCACCGCTAGCTGCCAACAAATTGGTCACGATCCGGCGTACTACTTGTGCCACTAACCATCCTGCCGCCGCAATCAAAATTGCTGCGAAAATATTCGGGAGAATGGAAAGAATTTTATTGAGTAGTTGCTGAACCGGTTGTAAGGTTCCCTGCAACTCTAAGGTGCTGAGTACTGATGGCAGAAACAGCAAAAATATAAACCAATACAGCGTGTTGCCGATGGTTTCGCTCAGAGAAAACTGATTGGCCGGTTCTCCCTCAACTTGCTGATTCAACCGTTCGTCCAAACGCATGACGCGCAATATCCGCGTCACTACCATTTTGACGATCGTACCGATCAACCAGGCAAACAACAGCAGAATTGCTGCACCTGCTAATTTGGGCAGGAAGATGAAAACCTGATTGAGCAGATTATTCAAAGGTTCAGACACTGCCGATAATCGAAGTGTCTGTAAAACCGCCACGATCGTAAAGATCAGAATAATCCAAAATACCGCACTGGCGATCCACTTCTCTACAGGTGCTGGTGGTGTTCCATCCTGGCGTCCGGTAATCCAGTCAGCCAACTTATTGTCAATGTTGGTACGTTTGAGGATATTCCGGATCGCAGCAGATACAAAGATGGCGATCAGCCAGCCTACTAGCAAAATAGCTAAAGCTGCTAGCAAATTCAGCGCGAAAGTCCCAAAATTGGCAGCAATTGGCTGAAAGAAACTATTCCAGTCATTGCCAATGCCTGTAAACGGTGATGCTGGGGGTGGAGGAGGCGGCGCTGGACGTGGAGGGGCCTGCGCCAAAATCCGGTCAGAGAGAATTGGCACACTTAAATTGACGTGTACCATATCTTGCCAAATGCCTTTCATATTTTTTGATGTACCTCAAAGCTTATCGGCAAATATGCAAACTTCCCAGGCAAATTGAAAAGTTAAAACAGTATCAAATGAATATGGAACACAATACAACGAGCCAAGAGATTTTTCATCTATCTTTATAGAGAATTAAGCCTTAAAAAACCCTAATTCGCTGATTTTTGGCCATCGGAATGGGAGTTGGCAATGGGAAGCTTTAAAATTAAGGATTACAGGTCGCAAGGGTGCTAAATCAAGATGTCACGGCAACAGGTTTTTGAACAATCAATTCAAATCGATGCACCTGCTACGGTGGTTGAGCGCTGTATTGCCGATCGCCAATTAATGCACCAATGGCTTAACCCCGCCCTGCGTTGCGATCCCGTGGGGGAGTGGAGTACGGAAACGGGCAGTCGCAGTCGCTTTGTCATTCAGATTCCATTGGTGCAACCAACTTTGGAAAGCACTGTGGTGGAAAGGAAACCAGGTTTGATTGTTTGGGAGTTTGATGGTTTTTTTAAGGGACGCGATCGCTGGGAATGCCAACCAGTCAAAGAAGGTACTTTCCTAATCAATCGTTTTGAGTTTGAGGTTCCCAATCCAATCGTTCGCTGGGGCTTCCATACTTTTGCCTCCTCTTGGACGCAAAAAGATATGAAAGCTCAACTACGTCGTCTCAAGTTAGTAGCACAAAAGGAATTCCAGCAATTGTAGTTAATTCGTGGGGATCGGATGTGGAAAATGGTTATGCATCAGTAACTTTGGTAAATCACTAAAATCTCTTTTTTCAGATCGGTTTCGGCTTCTCAATCCTAACTACTAGCTTGTTAAATTTCTATATCCACATCAAGTTTGGGTTCGCGACGGCTAAAGGGGATATCTTGGTTAATGGCGTCAATTTCTTCTTGTTCCATTTCGTTAACTTGATTGATGTAAGACCGCAAAATTTGACTGAGGCGGGGATGATAATAGCGGTGTAGGCTGTGGTTGGCAGTAGCGGGAAAACCGCGACGTTTTTTGTGTCTTCCACCAGCACCGGGATCGAAAATTTGGATGCTATGTTTGATTCCCCATTCGATCGGTGTATAGTAGCAGGCATCAAAGTGCAGGCAGTCGATTTCTTGTTGGCAACCCCAATAACGTCCGTAAAGACGATCGCCTTTCGCGATACAAAAAGACATTCCGATGGGATGCCGATCGTTTTCTTCACTGTAAGCAGCGACTAGTAAAACGCGATCTCGATAATTGGGATAAAGTTGTTCAAAAAATCGTTTAGTTAGATATTTGCTTCCCCACCAGCCAAACTTGTCGCAGTGGTCGCTGTAAAATTGGTACATTTGGCTGAGTAAAGATTTAGAGATTTCATCGCCCGCGTGCGTTCGCACTTGCAAACCCGCTTGTACCACAGCTTTGCGTTCTCGTTTGATATTCCGGCGCTGATTGGCGTTAAAAACGGCTAAATAATCATCGAAAGTTTTAAATCCTTGATTTGTCCAAACATAACTGTGATGCAGCCAACTTATAAAGCCGTGGCGTTCCATCACAACTCGCCATTCTGGATCGACGTAGAGAAAATTACAGCCAGATATGCGATGGCGATCGCAAAAATGGTCGATGGCGGCTACCATCAACGCCGTCAGTTCATCCTCGTTTTCTCCTGGTGCGATTAAAAATCGATAACCTTCGGCTGGAGTAAACGGCGTCATTCCTAACAATTTCGGGTAATACTGGATGCCTAACCGTTGCGCTAGATCGGCCCACTGGTGATCGAACACGAACTCGCCATAACTATGACTCTTTACGTAAAGTGGGGCAGCAGCGATTAACTGCCTGTCTTGCCACACTGTTAAATGTTGGGGAAGCCATCCAGTCTGAGCTTTTGCGCTACCGGAATTTTCTAAATTATGCAGCCATTCCCATTCTAAAAATGGCGTTTTCAGGGGTATTGCTAAGGCATCCCACTGTGATTGGGGAATTTCGCTGATGCGATCGATCCAAGTAACGGTGTAGCGAGGCTTGAGTTGTTCTACCATCTTGGTTAGCTGGGATGAGGCATTTTAAATTAATTTAACTTCGATTATTTATTTTGGCGGATAATTCGGTAGTGTAAAAACACTTCCTGCTCAACAGTTTCTACCGATAAAAGTTGCAAACGCGGCGCTAGTTCGGGTAAAAATCCCGCCCCTCCTACTGGCGTGGGTGCTTCCCTACCACCTAAAATCAGGGGGCAAACCGTCAGCCACAACTCGTCTAACAAATCAAACCGTAGCAGGGATGCCACTAATTCGCCACCACCCAAAACCGCCAAGCGTGTCAAACCTAGCTGGCTTAATTCTGTAAAAGCCGTTACCCAGTCAATGCCGTTTTCGGTGGTTTTTGCGATCGCGATTCGCTCGAATTCCGGTCGATTTTGCCAAAAAGCGGCTCCATCGGCAGTAGTGAGCAACCAGCGAGGTACTGGTTGCTGAAAAAAGCGCAATTTAGAATCGATCTGGCCCGAACGGGAGCAAACTATCTGTACTGGTTGAGGCGGTTTGTTTTCTCGTTCTCGCTGCTGCAATAAATTGCGATCGGCAATACTCAGTATAGTTCCGTAAGCGCGTAAAGTTCCCGCACCAAATAATACTCCATCAGCTAAAGCAATTTGTTTTTCCAGATGAGCTTTATCAACTGGCGAACCAAACCGTGCAGGCGACCTTTTACGATCGGCAATCTTGCCATCAGCAGTCATTGCTAGCACGACAGTGGTATGGGGTCGATTTTTCACCAATTTAGAATGTTTGTTTTGTTTAAAGGTTACTGGTATCGATCTTTTGAATATGGGAATCGGACTCTTGGTTAGCTGGCCTTAGGGACTAGCTATTGGTATTAATAATTTCTTACCAAAAGATGAGGCTTTTCTAATGAATTTTCTATAATTATGTTTATCTATCGTTGTAAACAAGACCATTGGTAGTGCGAGGTAAAGATCGATTTCCAGGCACGCCATCTTTCCACAGTCGTGGCAGTCTTGTCCTCGATCGATGATGCGGTTATCCGCGCCTTTCTGGTTCGCATCACAAGCTAGAGATTGTTTATGGCTAAGCCAAGTCGATTTTCGATTCCTCCGATTTTGCGATCGCTCTTCTTGGGTCAGTTCATGGCTAAGCCAGGTCAATCTTCTTTTCGTCGCATCCTGCTATCCCGGATTTTGCTCCTCAGCATACCAGTTTTACTCCTGGGGCAGTACGTGATTTATAAAAAGGGACGCTCTACCCTATTGGAAACCGCCCGTCAAAATTTGACGGAAAGCGCCATCAGAAAAGGAGAAAGCATTCGCACCTCCATTCAAGCCTTAGAAGCTAACTTACTGACAGCCAGCCAAACTACCACCGTCAAATCCGGATCGCCCCAAGCCGTACAACAGTTTTTCCTACAACTAGAAAAACAATTACCCATCCACACTGCGTGTATTCAACTAATTGACATACAGACAGGTCAACCGAGCGTTAGTACTTGTGGAAATCGGGCGATCGCTTCCATAGCAAATAATCTATGGCCTCAGCAAGAAAACCAGTTTATCCCTGAATTATCCAATATTTTTATTTCCACTCTCCTCCCCTCTAAAAAGTTGGTAAATAATCCTATCCCACCGCTTAAAAATCATTCAAACATTCAACTAAATTTATTTCTAAGCGTACCTGTTTATGATAGTTCCGGTCTGTTGCGCTATGCCTTAACCATGCAATCAACCTTAGCACAGCAACAATTTGATAAACCCGGTTCTTTAGCTGGTTATACAGTAATTATCGACCAAGATGGCACTATTTTAGAGCATCGAATTACTGATTTAGTAGGCAAAAATATTTATCGATTAGAAGATAACGAACGATTGAAAACTCTCATGAAGAATGCTCTGGCTGGTGAACAAAATTTTCTCCATCTATTTGCTTTTGAAAAAAATGGTGGGGAATCTTTAGCCGGCTATACAGCTATTCCCAGTCCGATTAGTAAAGATCGAAACCATCAGTGGGTAATCTTAGCAGTTTCTCGCCTAGATAACGCTTTGTTTGGCTTGGGAGAAATTCAACAAGTTTTATTCAATTTAATTCTCTGGTTGATCGCCGCTAATCTACTCGCAACTCTTTATTTATCTCGCGATCTAGCCCGTCCTTTAGAGCGGCTAGAAGATTATGCTTTGAGCGTTCGGGATGGGAAATCTATATCTAAAGTACCGCATAATTTTAAAATCAAAGAATTTAATGAATTGGCAGATTCTCTTGACAGCATGGTAGAGCGATTAACAGCTTGGGCAGAAGAATTAGAAAGTGCCTGGAAGGAAGCACAAGCAGCCAATCAACTAAAAAGTGAGTTTCTTGCTAACACTTCTCATGAGTTACGAACTCCTTTAAACGCTATTATTGGCTGTATCCGATTAGTAAAAGACGGTTGCTGTGATGACAGAGAAGAAGAATTAGAATTTTTACAGCGAGCAGATGATGCGGCCATTCATTTACTTAACATTATTAATGATATTTTAGATTTGTCTAAAGTAGAATCAGGTACTTTATCAGTAGTATTAGAACCTGTAAATTTGTCATCTCTTTTACAAGAAGTCATTGATTTACAGAAAGTTCAAATTAATCAAAAAGGTTTGCAATTACTTTGGTCTATTCCCACAGAACTAATCGCCGTTCAAGCCGACCCTGCCAAATTGAAACAAGTTTTAATTAATGTAATCGGCAATGCAATTAAGTTTACCGATCGAGGAAGTATTACTATTTCTATAACCAGACAAGAAGACTTAGCAATCGACCATAATGGTAAAACTCCTTTTATAGTGATAAAAGTTAAAGATACGGGAATTGGCATTGCTCCCGATCAACAGAAAAAACTTTTTCGCCCCTTTGTGATGGCTGATGGTACGAGAACTCGTAAGTACGGAGGAACGGGATTGGGATTGGCAATTTCCCGCAAACTTATGGAACTGATGAATGGCTCGATTACTTTATATAGTGCTGGTAACGATCTTGGCACAACAGTTGAAATTACTATGCCTTTAATTAATCCGTCTCGGTTAACGTCCGAAGCCGAAAGTTCAGCCAGAAATATTTTACCTTACCGATCGCAAGCGGAATAACAAATCCCCCGTTTAAACTTAATTTTTATGAAGTGATTTTAGATGACTTAGCTATAAGCTTGCCAAAGGGTAATTTAAAGATAAAAACTATTTTAAAATTTGATGTTAAGATTGGTGTTGCCACACTAGGAACATTCAAACTCAACTAATTAAACCTCAATCAATTAGTATAAAAATTAACTAAGTACCGAGCCTGGTAGTTGAAGATACTAAAACAGTTAGCTAAAGCTAGCAAAACTGCCCTCAACCCCAAGACTATCCATAAAAACAGCCATCTATCAACAAAAAGCTATATTTATGCGGGGGAGAAGGTTAGCAACTCTTTTTGGATAGATTTGAGAATGCCAAAAATGGATTAGTATCAGGTCACCAGTCACATTCAAGCTCAACAGAAGCAGCTAGTTATATGGATACTAGAATAACATCAGGAGGTCAGCTACATTGAAAAAGAATTGATTTGGTCGGTTTTTGAGCTATTTACCGAGTAAAGTATTATTTTGATAAAATCACGAATTTAAATGAACAGGCTACACAATGAGTAGCAATCAAAGTGGAGAAATTCAAGAAAATATTTTAATTGTTGACGATACTCCAAACAATTTGCGTCTTTTATCGACTATGCTAGCCGAGCAAGGATATAAAGTTCGCAGTGTAATCAATGGCAAAATGGCATTAACGGCAGCGCAAGCAGCGCCCCCAGATTTGATTTTGTTAGATATTAATATGCCTCAGATGAACGGCTATGAACTTTGTGAAAAATTAAAATCGATTGAAAAAACCTGTGAAATTCCCGTTATTTTTATCAGCGCCCTTGATGAAGTATTAGATAAGGTAAAAGCTTTTTCAGTTGGGGGAGTAGATTATATTACTAAACCTTTTCAATTAGAAGAAGTATTAGTTCGCGTACAAAATCAACTAGCTCTCCGTCGG
Encoded here:
- a CDS encoding mechanosensitive ion channel, which encodes MKGIWQDMVHVNLSVPILSDRILAQAPPRPAPPPPPPASPFTGIGNDWNSFFQPIAANFGTFALNLLAALAILLVGWLIAIFVSAAIRNILKRTNIDNKLADWITGRQDGTPPAPVEKWIASAVFWIILIFTIVAVLQTLRLSAVSEPLNNLLNQVFIFLPKLAGAAILLLFAWLIGTIVKMVVTRILRVMRLDERLNQQVEGEPANQFSLSETIGNTLYWFIFLLFLPSVLSTLELQGTLQPVQQLLNKILSILPNIFAAILIAAAGWLVAQVVRRIVTNLLAASGADRVGTRFGLSRERSGQSLSGIIGTIVYVLILIPTAIAALQALQIEAISAPAINMLNQILNAIPKIFTAALILVIAYAIGRFVADLVTNVLTGIGFNNIFDWLGLGVTPRKRIVVVPSSTPVSEQTPYSSEEAVNAISSTPGTNRTPSEIVGIIALVGIVLLAIVPATEVLQFAALTAIVTGIVTIAGRILAGLVVFAIGLYLANLAFNLISSSGGSQARILGHAARIAIITLVSAMALQQMGIASDIVNLAFGLLLGAIAVAIALAFGLGSRDIAAEQLRQWLASFKEKKDI
- a CDS encoding SRPBCC family protein, translated to MSRQQVFEQSIQIDAPATVVERCIADRQLMHQWLNPALRCDPVGEWSTETGSRSRFVIQIPLVQPTLESTVVERKPGLIVWEFDGFFKGRDRWECQPVKEGTFLINRFEFEVPNPIVRWGFHTFASSWTQKDMKAQLRRLKLVAQKEFQQL
- a CDS encoding GNAT family N-acetyltransferase, translating into MVEQLKPRYTVTWIDRISEIPQSQWDALAIPLKTPFLEWEWLHNLENSGSAKAQTGWLPQHLTVWQDRQLIAAAPLYVKSHSYGEFVFDHQWADLAQRLGIQYYPKLLGMTPFTPAEGYRFLIAPGENEDELTALMVAAIDHFCDRHRISGCNFLYVDPEWRVVMERHGFISWLHHSYVWTNQGFKTFDDYLAVFNANQRRNIKRERKAVVQAGLQVRTHAGDEISKSLLSQMYQFYSDHCDKFGWWGSKYLTKRFFEQLYPNYRDRVLLVAAYSEENDRHPIGMSFCIAKGDRLYGRYWGCQQEIDCLHFDACYYTPIEWGIKHSIQIFDPGAGGRHKKRRGFPATANHSLHRYYHPRLSQILRSYINQVNEMEQEEIDAINQDIPFSRREPKLDVDIEI
- a CDS encoding RibD family protein, whose protein sequence is MKNRPHTTVVLAMTADGKIADRKRSPARFGSPVDKAHLEKQIALADGVLFGAGTLRAYGTILSIADRNLLQQRERENKPPQPVQIVCSRSGQIDSKLRFFQQPVPRWLLTTADGAAFWQNRPEFERIAIAKTTENGIDWVTAFTELSQLGLTRLAVLGGGELVASLLRFDLLDELWLTVCPLILGGREAPTPVGGAGFLPELAPRLQLLSVETVEQEVFLHYRIIRQNK
- a CDS encoding sensor histidine kinase, whose protein sequence is MAKPSRFSIPPILRSLFLGQFMAKPGQSSFRRILLSRILLLSIPVLLLGQYVIYKKGRSTLLETARQNLTESAIRKGESIRTSIQALEANLLTASQTTTVKSGSPQAVQQFFLQLEKQLPIHTACIQLIDIQTGQPSVSTCGNRAIASIANNLWPQQENQFIPELSNIFISTLLPSKKLVNNPIPPLKNHSNIQLNLFLSVPVYDSSGLLRYALTMQSTLAQQQFDKPGSLAGYTVIIDQDGTILEHRITDLVGKNIYRLEDNERLKTLMKNALAGEQNFLHLFAFEKNGGESLAGYTAIPSPISKDRNHQWVILAVSRLDNALFGLGEIQQVLFNLILWLIAANLLATLYLSRDLARPLERLEDYALSVRDGKSISKVPHNFKIKEFNELADSLDSMVERLTAWAEELESAWKEAQAANQLKSEFLANTSHELRTPLNAIIGCIRLVKDGCCDDREEELEFLQRADDAAIHLLNIINDILDLSKVESGTLSVVLEPVNLSSLLQEVIDLQKVQINQKGLQLLWSIPTELIAVQADPAKLKQVLINVIGNAIKFTDRGSITISITRQEDLAIDHNGKTPFIVIKVKDTGIGIAPDQQKKLFRPFVMADGTRTRKYGGTGLGLAISRKLMELMNGSITLYSAGNDLGTTVEITMPLINPSRLTSEAESSARNILPYRSQAE